The genomic DNA tgatgtgtagAAGTACAGTACAACCTGTTTTATAACTTATGCACATAGCCCTttacagaagacattttgacttgttatAATACGAAAAGCACATTGCTTATAACATTCATGATGGCTGTGTTATATTCAAATGTTCCAGTGAGCCAACATGCAACAACAATACCATGCTCCTGAAACCAAAGCAAcaaaatggaatgcagccatcattcattttcttattttgttttcttctccacCCTGTCACCCTGACATGTCACACTGGATTCAGGGAAAAAGTGCTATTGGAGAATTAAGAAGGAGCACATCAGTTTAATATATCAGTAAATGAGTTTATTGTTGTAATTCTAATGTCTTacattcaatcatttttatcataataaaaataatccttAATTTCAAGTACAAAACAGTtaagacaaaacattttaatgatgttttaCACAAAATGTGAAACCTGCAGACAGATGTCAGGTTTAGGTGTTGAAGCAAAATAACCATCATCCATTGTTCACTCCCTTCAGAAAAGCACTTATCTCATGAATGCAGATCGGCAGTTTGCCCTGTTTGAATGTATGTGATAGTTGTTTAAACTAAATCCTGCTTCATCAAACCATCAGAACCTCCTTCTAACCTTTTGCTCTTGTGTGCACGCGTATGTGCGCATGTTTGAGTATatctatgtctgtgtgtcttcctGTAAAATGAGGGGAGGCAGAACTTTCCTTTCTGTTGCTCCATGTCTCCACTGCCCCACAGTCACAGAAATCACTGGTTGTAGCAGGACAGATTGTTCATGAATTTTGAATGGATCCTTTTGGCTTTTATGAATTAGAAATAGTCTTTGCCACAAGTTGTGCAAGCAAGTGCCATGGTGGATAGCTTGGAGGGATTGCCATGCAAAGTGGCATACAGGGTGCAGCCATGTAAGGGCAGGGTAGATAAACATATGCTGTGTTTGATCAGAtccaaaacatattttagcatAAAGGATGTGGCGTCCGTTATGTTTCAGTGAATCATAGCCATAACTGTAGGGTGAAGTAAGTCTTACAGTATGTGCCTTGCAGGAAACACACATAAGCAGAGTGGATAGGTctgaggaataataataatcaatgcACAACAAAGGAGGAGACATACTGTCTGATTCCTGAGATATAATGTATCAGCCAAAGTGCACCTCCTTTGTTAGAGCAACACACAAGTCTGCAATTGTTCAACAATTACTTATTTATCTTAATATGTCTGCCATAGGCCTTTGTGTCAGGAAATGTTCAGACTCACTGAGGGTGTTCACTTCAGTTCATCTGAATAACAACATAAGTGAGGTAGGAGTCAAAGAAGATCTTCACAGTCAAACAGCAGGGACAGTagttatttaaaaacaagagTTCTTTAAAGGATAAAATCTGGAAATAATTGTAATTATCAACAAACCCCatgaaaaacaatgaagtgACAAATATTACTTCTCAATTCAAACCTGATATAGTTGATTCTTCTGTGCTATACCCATCAAGGCACCAAATCTGGGCCTGAAAGTAGTCctcaaaatgaaaattatttacCCCTGTTTAATGTTAAcaccaaatgttttaaatgttttattattattcctttaaaaaaaacaaaaaaacaatcctTCGCTTGGTGACACCTGTGGCCCAGAAAAGGAGCTGCTGGGCTAACTGGGTTAACTAAGACTAAAGCTAAACTAATGACTAAAACTGGTTGTGAAAAAACATCTGagttaactgaaataaaaataaaaactagacttttataaaatatatacaatgaaaatcaaatgaagCAATATTGGGGACCTACAAAACTAactaaagcaaaataaaaatatacaggaaatgtctttagttttagttagttttgtCGATTTGTGTTGGTACTGGTGCACGTGTTTACTCAGACTGGGATGTCTACATGACTGTGAGTAAAACTGCCTGCTcaaagttttgtgtttgtgttgtgataTCACCTCTGACAAACAGTCTacatattaaaattaaaaaaaacgtactaaaactgaaaataataaaaatgttactAAAcctaataaataaaagaagaaataaacttAAAACAAGCAAATCCACTCTATAAACTAACTGGAACCAAAGTGGATTGAAAGCAAAAATTAagaacaaaatagaaataagaactaaaaaaagatttctagaCACTCTGATAACTCACTATGTGACAGCAAAAGTGAGATAAAATGTATCTGCAGCTCACTGAGCTCATATTCCCCATTACCTTTGtgatagaaatgtgttttttgtatgAGACTGAACATCTCAAAGACAAATTTCACTTCCCCGGATAACATGACTCAAAATTTCCGAATGAAAATCGAATGTTATGGCAGAAAATTatgtcattattgttttttttaatcaaccaGGTGATCAattgaaatgaacaaatgtatATAGTATACTCTATCTCATTGTGATTACTCTTATAACCAAACTAATGAACAGTGATGTTATGAACATTAACATAAATCTGAGGTTGAAATCATACTTTCTTTTACTTCCTAATACAAAATCATTGTCTGTGCCACAAACATTGATCAGTCTTGAACAAACTGCATCAACAGCTAAATCTGAATAAGCTCTGCATCTAGAAGCGCTTTGGACCtttgagatttgtttttaagCTTCATTCAATTCACTGCTGGCAAGACACAAGTTTCCACAAATTCCCACAGAACTAAAACCACCCAGTTTCCCTCCCCTTCACTTTCCTCCCTCACCCCCCAAAAGCATAAATGTGTTCTAATGTGTTCTAATATCATCTTGTTAttatttcttactttctttttttattctgtgcTGCACTAAGACCTGAACTGTTCTATCTTAGCAGCCAAAGTTTTGAGCAATTCTGTATTTCTTCAAGGTTACTGGAACCTGATTGTGACATGATTTCATACAAGGAATATGAACCAGTTTCATAAAGTATATGGCCTGGCAGAGACTTATCAACCCACTGAAACAACAGGCCAGCGTCCGATAAAACAACAGTTGCTGCAGTGTTCTGTTGGTTTTGGGTGCTTTTCAGCTTTGTGTATGGGATTACATGCTCTGgtaattttctcctttttgagAGGTACAAAGAGCATAATCCAGGGTTAACGAGACTTTTGGTCACAGTAAAGTAGACACTGAAATGTGAGAAGATGCCACACAATCAGCTGTGATGCAACTGGTGCTTTATTTACTGGATTTAGACAAAACACATTGTTACATTAAAGAAACAGTagctgaaatgtgtttgtgttgcattaAATCAAGTCCAATTTGCATTAATGTTATTCACTtctcagcaaaataaaaaaaaatccttattATTTATGACCATTACGACACTGATTGtaagcaatatatatatatatataatcctGCCACATTAAAGCTAATTTAGGACTAAAACACAAATAAGTAATGGTCTTTGCTTTTCTCGATCCTCTTTTGGCAACACAGATGAGAAGTGAGTTATAAGTATCAAATTCCCTCCGTCCAAGCCGTTCACATCCTCTCCGCTGACATTAGCAACCCTAAGGGCTCAGTTGCCAAGCAGGTCACAGTGTGCTTCAAATCACTCCCAGACGCCTCTTTCTCACAGACgcagattaaaaacagaagGGGCCCCCTTGACTTTCTGGAGAAACCAATGCTAGTGTGATGCTGAAATAAACCTCGCAGTTCCTGCCTGTGGAGATAGAAGTTGATTTATTGGTACAAGCAGCAGCATAAACGTGAGGTTGACATGTTAAATCGATGACAACAAACATGTGAATTCCATTTTAATTGCAGATTATTATGAATCGCTTCGATGAGTAGTGgtaaaataaaactgcacagATATCGTCTGTTCTTCTGTACACAAGTGTGCAAAACACTCCAGCTTAAGAAGTGCAAGTTATtatacacacagcacacacaggttTACATATATTCACATATCAAATAATATAAGGCAGTAAAGTTGTTTGGTAGCTGAATATAACTTCCGCATAAAAAGAATAGTTTGAGtagtttttcagttttgcacTTGTCATTCAGTTTCTTGCCAGGAGCTACATGAGAGGGTTAATacctctctcatgtctgtctgttcaatatgaagctgcagccagttagcttagctcagcattGAGACtgagaaaaggggggaaaagcGAGCTTGGCTCTGTCTTAAAGTAACTAAATCCAAATCAGTTTTTGCTGGTCAGCTTCGTCTGACAGCTGGTTAGCTGCTGAATATACGGTAATTTCCAAATAAttagatataacatgttaattatacagcttcagaggtgctggttggtgggtttcagacagagccaggctagctgcttcctCTGTtgccagtctttatgctaagctatgtcAATCTGTGGCTGCAGCTAAATACTTATTGTACAGACAAGTGTCGATATACGCATATTTTactaaatgtcaaactactcctttaacaTATGGAGAATTTTCTACCACCATCAAAAACTCATTTGCCTCAGTCATTACACAGATAATGTAGTGTGagtaaaataatcattattactTTAATATAACACTTTATAAAAGTGGACACTATAGcctattcatatatatatattccatGAGTTACACAAACATAAAAGGCACAATTATTATTGGTTATATTTGGTAAAATTCACAGTGTTTAGAAAAAAGCTAATTCCTGTCCATTTTGGTCTATGGCAATATCAGACCTGTTGTAATGCATTACtccatattttttatttgcttgaCATGTGCTATTAAAATACAGAGTTGTACCTTATCCCCTCTAAAGCCTCCAACCCTGTACATGATTTTGCACCAGCATATTTTGGCTGATTCTGAAACTGCGTGATTCTGCTGTATTAGTATTTCATTTCTGGATTAATAACCAGAAGTTTGGAGGTCTGTCGATCAGGGATGCATccttttgttcacatttttcctcttttcctgaTGAATCGAACAAAGTTTTTTGTCAAGCAGTAAGAGTCGAACGTGAAGCAAATGAACTTCAAAACAGTCTCCTAATTATACCACAAAGTAGCTTAATGTGTAATGAGTGTGAGTAAAATACACTGTACAATCATTTGCGTGTTTAATGGAAAATTAATAGTTGCAAGAGTCAGTAACAAGCTTTCCTGTTTTCCACCATCAGTGAGTAGAGAACTCCTGGGGACGGTGCATACTCATCTTCCATCATTCCCTCTGACAGCGTGCAGTCTGCTTTTTCCTTCCTGTAGGTTTGTGCATCCTTCCCAGTAGTGTTGCTCTTTACAGGAATAGCACGCTTGGCTACTGATTCAGAGTAATTTATAGTCACAGTTCAGCTGCATCCTGTTAAAgagtcctcctcttcctcctcctcctcctcatcccgcTCTCCCCCCTTCTTCTCTCATGCTACAACATCACTGTCCGTGGGCGTGGGAATGCAAGGAGTTTGTTTTAGGAAGTTTCGCCCCCTGAGAGGCTCGGGCAGGTTCGGAGCATTGTTCATTCCTATCAACTCCAGTTCCTATCCGAACCCACAtgcatttattgcatttattgtcTGAAAAAAATAAGTTTTGATGTGTGATATGTATATGGGTGAGCACTGATTGCGTTTAAAAAGCTGCTGGGTATATGGAAGAGCTCGGAAATATCCCTCAGGTCAGGTGGGAGATCAGTCGCTGTCCTTCCTGATACTGCGATCAGTGTGGATGTTGTTGGGCTCAGGGCTTTTGCACTGGATACTGGTACCATTCATGGGTCCGATGCTGCTCAGCTGGTTGTCGGAGTAAcaccagcagcacaaacacgACTTGAAGATTAGacgaagagaaaaaaagagagaaaaattaaagttttgaGAAATAtacttccattttttttacagtgttagATGAGTAGATACCTCTTTTTGAGGTAttaatcctctcatctaactcttggcaagaaagcaaataaatgtattccCCCGTTGTTCCTTTAACATAGAAATTTTTACCTAGGAGTTTTTCCACATGTATGTGTATCTATTCTCACTTCTGCTCCCCCACCTCTTTCCCATAACTCCTTTAGCATGCAAACTTAAGGCATGGTTTATCTCCAGCATGGGCCCTTTTGACAGACATTTGCAGTGTGTGACCTCAGCCATACAAAGTGAATACATAAATCACTGGGCTGCTTTTACATGTTGCTCATGGAAAGTCATCACCGTCACAGCCTCTGTGTCATGGACAAAGTCCTCAGTTCACTGTTTACTTTACAGGCCAGACTAaatatgaggtgtgtgtgtttgtgtgtgtgagagaaagagagataaagagcGCATGTTGGAGTGTGTTACGTGCATGAATCTGTTGCAGGAAAGTAAAATACCTTGAAGCAGTTTTTAAACTTCTTGCTGACAAAGTAGAGGATAATGGGGTTTATGCAGGAGTTGAATGTTGCAAGGTTGATACCTAGATAATCCATGACCAACAGGAAgctgaaaatagaaaacagtAGAGAGGCAgcttatcattatttttatagaGCACCACAGTGGCCATTTAAACCTTTTTGAATGTTCTTTCAACAGCATTTAATGGTAAATACTTCAGGCAGAATCTGCCTTGTTTCTGTTAACTTTTTTAGatacatttttgtaaatgtctATTCAGTGGGTGTTTGGAAGCCCAAGGGTACTGCCATTCTCAACCCATAAAGAAACAGTTGAGATCACGAactaatattaaaaaaacacatcacgGATGTGACGGAACAGAGCCATGTCCTGTACATCTGCATACTCTGCTACCTTTAGTCCTTCAAGTAACTTTTTTGTAAGAGGGTTGTTCTTCCAGTAACTCACCTGAGCAGCTCACAGCGCGTGCTATCATCCGGGTAGTAAACCATCCTCTTGAGGATCCTGCTGAGGTGCAGTGGGAACCAGCAGAGGGCAAAGATGAGGACGAGGCAGAAGACGGCTTTGgccacctccctcctctgcagagACAAACGGCGGGTTTCATTCCACCATTAGAGGGGTGATGACACAGTTTGTGTAAAGGAGGGATTATAATTCAAAAGTATTATCCAACCTGTTTGAGGTGCTCACTGAGGGCTATCCGAAGGCTGCCATTCCTGTGGTTGAGCATCTCGCAGGTCATGAGAGTGTAGAACGCAGCAGTGCAGATCAGCGGTACACAAAAGTAGAAGCCAAACAGCCACCAGTCCTTTGCATTCTTATAGAACTACGGAGAGAGAGTAATACATTTAAGATgaaataaatgctaaatgctgCCACAGTTTTCTGCATTCTACATTGATGTCTAATGCCACTGGGTACAGCTGTAAGATTATTTCATGGATCTAAATGGATCTAAGACTTCCTAGGATCAAATGCACCTTTCTCTTCTGTGCATTTCCCACTAACTAATGGCTCCTACTACACCTCCATCTATCTGCTGAGGGAGTATCTCTCTTAAATGTTTGCTAACTGCAGTTATCGGGGGCCTTAGAGTAACCCAAGAAATAAGACTCTGGGCTTTTGCTTCATTATTTGTTAATGTGTCCAACTGAAATGACCTAAACCTAAACCACCACCAGACTACCCCTGTACTCCAGTGCCTCTGCAGACCATCCAAATGCTACAGGTTTGGTCTGTAACACTATTTCCATGAATAGCAAAAACAAAGAGTTTAGTTTAAATTTGACTGATTTTACTATTTAAAGTTTACTGATCCACGTCAAACTTTGGCTTTATGTATTGAGTACCAACAAAACAAAGTTTTgccaagaaaatgttttaaagagcAAAATGTGCTATTTCATTGTTATTAAATAATGCTGTTAAACTTTGCTCAGGCCTCAGCATTGTATTGCTGATATCTGACAGAGATTACTGCAGTTTTGCAGTAATGGAGTAGATGCACACACGTGGCACAGCTTGAGGCCCCAGATTTCAGGTCTCAGTAATTTCTCTTGGCCTGCAATCAATTATGTGCTCCACAGATGGGGAAAAGGCCACAATCACTTGGAGGGAGTAAGTGGACCAGGCTTATTTCTTAAAGTAATACTCAAATCAATCTTTTTAGTACTAAATACTCACCTCCTGGCTTAAAAGGTGAATTGGGTGGAGTGGTATATCCAGAGGAATAAGGAGCTGCCTTTAGAATGTGATGTTGAATTGGcttatgtttttaattatttattgcCAAAGCAGGGAATATTGTAGAGGATTGCTTTTACTGTTGTATTAATGCTCTGAAAATAGCAAATCATGTGCTAACTGGCCATTAAAAACACTCATTAACTCCAAACACGCTTTTAAGACAATGGGAATATCAAGCCGAACTTGCACTTTCACTTTAAGCAGTCCTCATGCAGATGGGTTTCCTATCTCAAACATCCactgatgttttgtctcttcATTGTAAAATTCCACTAGCCTTCCATATGAGTACCTTGACACATCACAGCACATCTTGGCCTGAATACAAGcaacacactggcacacacaaaAACGTCAAATTTCTTATCCAGAAATGATAAAGAAAGGATGATAACGTACGATCATGAAGTCACCCTTGGGGTAAAGCATGCAGGTGTGTATGGTTTCATTCCTGTAGGTGAATGTGACCATGTCGAAGCCGACAGCCTCCGGTATTGCCAGGATGAGTGACAGTACCCAAACAGTCACAATCTCAATGACTGTGAACAGAGGGATGCCCACTCCCTGAACTCTGCTCCAGGAGGCCACGGCTCTGTACCTGTGAAGGACAGACAAAGGCGTAACAGATGGATTACACATATTAAATTGATTAGATTAAAACAACATGAGTAGGATATACTGCAGCAGGAATAATTATGATATAGCGCTCCTGGGATACAATTAAGAAAACTGTAAATCTAACACTATTACCATGATATGAAAAcgcttatttattcattaagaCAATGCTGCAGCAGTTCAGGTGCTTTCAGTCACTTCTCCATCATTAAATAGAAATTAGCAAAGTCATCATTTTCTTTGTCCCTCCTGACTGACAAAGCtaacaacattttctttatgCATGGCAGCACACCAAGCACAACAAACTGCTCAGTCAGCAAAGACTATCAAAATGTTAAGATTTAATGAGGAGAGATGAtcaattgtttattttaaatatctaatatttatatttttgtgaaGCCTCCAAACAGACTGGCCCATGTTGGCAGAGAGGTCTGTCTGTTGGCTTGTGTTTCCCATGCACTGAAtacttgtttgcttgtttgtttcattaatgGAAACCACTTGTCGAAATGTTTTAGTAAAATCCTCCATCaagattttatggcaaaaacaatatatttttcatgACACATTTGAATTTCTCTGTTGAACAACATGGTGGcatttatattttactaagTGGTAATGTATCcacctttttctcttcctccaacATTGAAAAGATACAAAAGAGTCTCAAGTACTttcataatacacacacatacacacacactcacacacacacacacacacacacacacacacaaagatatgcTACACATTTCCTGGAAACAAATGAAGAACATCTGCTGTTCGAACACAACTGTACAGCACTGCAGCAAAGCGTCTTTTTCTCATAATGGAGGTCATTAAATATGTCTGCCTAGTTGAACCTTGGAGCCTATGCCGAACAGGCAGGCGAGCCTCTTATCTCTAAAGTTGTGTCTAGTGCATAACGTGAGATGACACTGAGCTTCAGCACTCCATGATCATCACTTATTCATTAGGGAATTTCTATTAAGATACTATTAAAAAAGAACTTGTCAGTACACTTGCTACCAAGAAAGAGTTTTCAATATCAACCATCATATATACTGTTTACAGTGCATATATGGTACACTTAATGttgcatgtaaaataaatgcctCCAAATGATTCCATTAAGAGCATCTCATACAGGAGCTCATCACTCGCTCACACTGAGGCAACAAATACAAGAGCAGAGAGATAAACAACTTCCCAGTGAGAATCAGTAATGACCTTTCCTGGAAGTGATCGTCAGCTCAACCAACCAAATCCTCATGAAACtggaatcaaattaaaatattaatgttttaattgtcTAATCTTGTTTTCCAGTGACTGTAATGCCTCCTGAAATGTTGTACAATAGTACCTGTTTTTTTCAACTATGAAAACGATAAAAACAGTTATaatgaagaatgaatgaaacaaaagcTGCTTTAACATTGATATTTAGTCAAACACTGCATTAtaaacatgcacagaaacactgaccTGTCCACACTGAGGGCGCACAGGTTAAGAACGGTGATGCCCACTGAGGCTTTCTGCAGGAAGGGCACCAGcttacacagacacaggccAACAAGGCTGTCCTCAAAAGGCCAGCGAGATGCCAGCAGCTGGTGGGAAAAGCACATACAATAACACTTAACTGAACTGAACACTTAAATCACATTTGTAACAACTTTTATTATTCAGCATGCAGCAAACAAATTATTGTAATTTGCCTCTGAATCACTGTTTTGCTAAGTTAATGTTAATCAGTACAAAGTAAATATCTTTATTTGAGCAATCTGTCTTTAGGGAGTTGACTATTAATCTCACTTTTCTTACTGAATTCATGCTCACCATTGTTTAAATCTATTTAAGGTAATTTTACTGCAGGCCGAGGCACATGAAAGACCTCTCAACGTCATCTTAACGTCAGAGGGAGTTTAGTCTGACACGGACCATATGGCGCTCATCAGCTGATAAAacttttcaaattattttgcaAAACTTTCACATCTCCTGCAACCGTACAACCTCTAAGAAGCTTACAACCAGACATGAATAATAACTCACTTTGTTGTCATTAATATCTCAGAGCCACTTCCACAACTTCTTATAGTATTACTTCCTTTGGGAAAATAAGTCAAGGCCGCATGAGACCTTTGTTTCACTCAAAGTGGTCTGAGCACTTTTCCTTCCGTACAATATAACCTGGGTTAAACAAGTTtctcagagctgcagctaaaGGAAGAACTTCACGGTGCTTCCTGGCCCTCTATTGTTTACTTGTGCTGCTTAAGTTTCCCAGGAGCacagaagagcagcagataGGAAGAGAGCCCACGTCACTGTTTTTAGTGTATAAGTAGCTGATTATTTTTGGAAACACTATCCCAGCCCTGAGGAGGTGAACAAGGGGCTTCAACATGGTTTCAACATTGTAGATGTggctctgtctttgtttgtgcaAAAACCGCAGGGgagtttttgtttcctttttgcaCACATGGTGCTTGAACAACAAAGTCGCTGTGTCCTCAAAGTCCCAAAGTAATTATCACCAGGTGgctctctcatttttttttcttaaaaaatggCACTCCATAAAGCCACTGGAAAGAACAGGTTGACCGATCACTCAATCCTGGCACTCAATTATACAAAGCATGACAGTATTTATTAGTATAAATCAACCCAAGACAGCAGCCCTGAGGATAATCCATCATCATTACATGCTTCATATTCTAAAGGCACAATTCACGGACTGTTGCATGAATGTTTTGgataaacaaaaatgttgtgagtcttcaaaaaacaaaaactgaaaccAGTTGTCGTTCTCAGACTGATTAAGTTTAAGTTTTGAATATATTGATAACTActactttttaatgttttctgataCTGTTAAAGGTTTATGAAAATCAGCAATTTTCTCAAACACAAGAATGAAATAAGTTGATGCTTTTAATTAGGACAGGGtaggaaacattttaaatgtatttacactTAAGTTTTGGTTTATCTTTTTACTCTCACTTTTATTTGGAGAAAACATTGTTGATGGGGCTTTAATGAAGAACTGAGTTCAAAACTCCACAAGTGATTTGTCACTaagtactttttaaaaaaaaaataaaacctctaGATAAGGGTCAGTGACTAATGTCCCAGGTCAATACAAGGCCACTGGTATGTGTGACTACAGCCTGATTCCCGTGTTTATTTAAACCAGCCATATCCCTGCTCCTCTCATCACTAATCTGCCCACACGAGGAAGATAATGGCGTCCGACTGATCCACTTTCCCGTCTATTTGCACACTCCCTTCcactcctccccccccccccccgcccttTTCCCCTTCGGTAATATTCCACTT from Pempheris klunzingeri isolate RE-2024b chromosome 3, fPemKlu1.hap1, whole genome shotgun sequence includes the following:
- the ednraa gene encoding endothelin receptor type Aa; this translates as MCSIMGTPAVHMLVLMVCMAARGMCQINRAEAEERQLVHSTLQSPGFYSTSSPSLEPGLHLRAPEADAQAVGSANGTVIKPVPPPMCIGPTSIKDYFRYINTVISIIVFVVGLVGNATLLRIIYQHKCMRNGPNALIASLALGDLIYIIIDIPINVYKLLASRWPFEDSLVGLCLCKLVPFLQKASVGITVLNLCALSVDRYRAVASWSRVQGVGIPLFTVIEIVTVWVLSLILAIPEAVGFDMVTFTYRNETIHTCMLYPKGDFMIFYKNAKDWWLFGFYFCVPLICTAAFYTLMTCEMLNHRNGSLRIALSEHLKQRREVAKAVFCLVLIFALCWFPLHLSRILKRMVYYPDDSTRCELLSFLLVMDYLGINLATFNSCINPIILYFVSKKFKNCFKSCLCCWCYSDNQLSSIGPMNGTSIQCKSPEPNNIHTDRSIRKDSD